One genomic region from Cellulomonas fengjieae encodes:
- a CDS encoding NUDIX hydrolase: MTLRVSAYAVIVEERGMLLSRLAPTVGIGPLWTLPGGGLDPFEDPADAAVREVREETGYDVEVDELVGISSLVVDPAVTPTKLTEKSQLLRIVFRAHVVGGALAYEVDGSTDIAGWIALTEIDGLPRVELVDVARTFAGLLPSSM, encoded by the coding sequence GTGACCCTGCGGGTGAGTGCGTACGCCGTGATCGTCGAGGAGCGCGGGATGCTGCTCTCGCGTCTCGCGCCCACGGTGGGCATCGGGCCCCTGTGGACGTTGCCCGGTGGCGGGCTCGACCCGTTCGAGGATCCCGCCGACGCGGCCGTCCGGGAGGTGCGCGAGGAGACCGGGTACGACGTCGAGGTCGACGAGCTCGTGGGCATCTCGTCGCTGGTCGTCGACCCGGCGGTGACGCCGACGAAGCTCACGGAGAAGAGCCAGCTGCTGCGGATCGTCTTCCGGGCGCACGTGGTCGGGGGTGCGCTCGCGTACGAGGTCGACGGCAGCACGGACATCGCCGGGTGGATCGCGCTCACCGAGATCGACGGCCTGCCACGCGTCGAGCTGGTCGATGTCGCCCGTACTTTCGCCGGTCTCCTGCCTTCGTCGATGTGA
- a CDS encoding AAA family ATPase: MTARPNLFLMVGLPGTGKTTEARRIEVEDGALRLTKDEWVKALYGQANPASATAVIEGRLISVALRALDLGVDVVLDFGLWSRDERTALRQAAETVGADAHLRYCALDADEQRRRIDRRHADEPHTTWHMSDDELARWSVAFDVPTPRELDGSGPLDEPPAGFATWDTWRTSRWPSSVDPGA, from the coding sequence ATGACCGCCCGACCCAACCTCTTCCTCATGGTCGGCCTGCCCGGTACCGGGAAGACGACGGAGGCGCGGCGCATCGAGGTCGAGGACGGGGCACTTCGACTGACGAAGGACGAATGGGTCAAGGCGCTGTACGGACAGGCAAATCCTGCGTCCGCGACGGCCGTCATCGAGGGCCGGTTGATCTCCGTCGCGCTGCGTGCCCTCGACCTCGGCGTCGACGTCGTGCTCGACTTCGGCCTGTGGAGCCGGGACGAGCGCACCGCTCTTCGACAGGCGGCCGAGACCGTCGGCGCCGACGCGCACCTCCGCTACTGCGCCCTCGACGCGGACGAACAGCGCAGGCGGATCGATCGCCGCCACGCCGACGAGCCGCACACCACCTGGCACATGTCGGACGACGAGCTCGCGCGGTGGTCCGTCGCCTTCGACGTTCCCACCCCACGAGAGCTCGACGGCAGCGGGCCGCTCGACGAGCCCCCCGCGGGGTTCGCCACCTGGGACACGTGGCGCACGAGCCGCTGGCCATCGTCGGTCGATCCCGGCGCCTGA
- a CDS encoding FtsX-like permease family protein, whose amino-acid sequence MWQLASSGVRAHRGAYVGTAVVLAVAAAVLAVTGVIFESGLRTQSAGDPASGGTLVALASSYAGTLIVVVVMVVAATVSLALRSRRREFALLRAVGATPAQVRRTVTFEVAAVSLVAAPLGAVAGLFGARLLDPMLVRSGMVAPDFTSALSPLPVLVAVALIAVTAVPVGRLGAREAARTAPTAALQQSAVEDRHVGIGRRITALAMTLGGLALAFSALWIPGTTGSAAASVSAFLLIGAAALAGPVLVGWIFDRLAKAHPSGGRPATMLAVRNVRGFSRRLTTVVVPLALVVSAATIQTSVGRAMTTAFQQEFVAAVSTDLVVAPTEDAPQDLTAQVAAVPGVEAAIPLATVPGEVRTVDDGAETWEAAAVRVVPADTAAFDPDVVSGSLAEIDDPDTVAVSSDTAFTSGAGLGETLTIRLGEDVVDATVVAVFSRGIGVGGIVTGAATAEAHGLPVTADTLLVDVAAGTDLADATAAITALGATAADPETHISTVLQAGGDNEVGNALLLLLLAVVAVGAASTLAMTTVARRDELALLHRTGTTRHQLMAMTTVEATITGVTAWVVGTVAVAPAVVGVSAGLLDGLPVVDLTAYGIVSAAVVAFAVAATFLAARRTTKVATAVA is encoded by the coding sequence ATGTGGCAGCTCGCGTCCTCGGGCGTCCGCGCCCACCGCGGGGCCTACGTCGGCACCGCCGTCGTCCTCGCCGTCGCCGCGGCGGTCCTCGCCGTCACGGGCGTGATCTTCGAGTCGGGCCTGCGCACGCAGTCCGCCGGGGACCCCGCCTCCGGGGGCACGCTCGTCGCCCTGGCCTCCTCCTACGCCGGCACGCTGATCGTCGTCGTGGTCATGGTCGTCGCCGCGACCGTCAGCCTGGCGCTGCGCAGCCGCCGCCGGGAGTTCGCGCTGCTGCGCGCGGTCGGTGCCACGCCGGCGCAGGTGCGGCGCACCGTCACGTTCGAGGTGGCGGCCGTGTCGTTGGTCGCCGCCCCGCTCGGGGCGGTGGCCGGGCTGTTCGGTGCCCGCCTGCTCGACCCGATGCTCGTGCGCAGCGGCATGGTCGCGCCGGACTTCACGTCCGCCCTCTCGCCGCTGCCCGTCCTCGTCGCCGTCGCGCTGATCGCGGTCACCGCGGTGCCCGTGGGCAGGCTCGGCGCCCGGGAAGCGGCACGCACCGCACCCACCGCGGCGCTCCAGCAGAGCGCCGTCGAGGACCGGCACGTAGGGATCGGCCGACGGATCACCGCCCTGGCGATGACCCTCGGTGGGCTCGCGCTGGCGTTCTCGGCGCTGTGGATCCCGGGCACGACCGGCAGCGCGGCGGCGTCGGTGTCCGCCTTCCTGCTCATCGGTGCCGCTGCGCTCGCCGGCCCGGTCCTGGTCGGCTGGATCTTCGACCGCCTGGCCAAGGCGCACCCGTCCGGCGGCCGCCCGGCCACGATGCTCGCCGTCCGCAACGTGCGCGGCTTCTCCCGGCGGCTCACGACCGTCGTCGTACCGCTCGCGCTGGTCGTCTCGGCCGCGACCATCCAGACGAGCGTGGGTCGCGCGATGACGACCGCCTTCCAGCAGGAGTTCGTCGCCGCGGTCTCCACGGACCTCGTGGTCGCGCCGACCGAGGACGCGCCGCAGGACCTGACGGCGCAGGTCGCGGCGGTGCCCGGCGTCGAGGCAGCCATCCCGCTCGCGACCGTCCCGGGAGAGGTCCGCACCGTGGACGACGGCGCGGAGACGTGGGAGGCGGCCGCTGTGCGGGTCGTCCCCGCCGACACGGCCGCGTTCGACCCCGACGTCGTCTCGGGTTCGCTGGCAGAGATCGACGACCCCGACACGGTGGCCGTCAGCAGCGACACGGCCTTCACGAGCGGCGCCGGCCTGGGTGAGACGCTCACGATCCGACTCGGGGAGGACGTCGTTGACGCGACAGTCGTCGCGGTGTTCTCGCGTGGCATCGGCGTCGGCGGGATCGTCACCGGTGCGGCGACGGCCGAGGCGCACGGGCTGCCCGTCACGGCCGACACCCTGCTCGTCGACGTGGCCGCCGGCACCGACCTCGCCGACGCCACCGCTGCGATCACCGCCCTGGGCGCGACCGCCGCCGACCCGGAGACCCACATCTCCACGGTGCTCCAGGCCGGCGGGGACAACGAGGTCGGGAACGCGCTGCTCCTGCTCCTGCTCGCGGTCGTCGCGGTCGGTGCGGCCAGCACGCTGGCGATGACCACGGTGGCGCGTCGCGACGAGCTCGCGCTGCTGCACCGCACCGGCACCACGCGCCACCAGCTCATGGCGATGACCACGGTCGAGGCGACGATCACGGGCGTGACGGCGTGGGTGGTCGGCACGGTGGCGGTGGCCCCGGCGGTGGTGGGCGTGAGCGCCGGGCTGCTCGACGGTCTACCCGTCGTCGACCTGACGGCGTACGGCATCGTCAGCGCGGCCGTGGTGGCGTTCGCCGTCGCTGCGACCTTCCTGGCGGCACGCCGGACGACGAAGGTGGCGACCGCCGTCGCGTAG
- a CDS encoding ABC transporter ATP-binding protein has protein sequence MSTQTTAEVTGTAVRLIDIHKTYPGREPVHALRGVSLELLAGSVTAVVGQSGSGKSTLLNCAAGLDTPSRGAVVVGGHDLSALRPDDLTRFRRERVGFVFQAYNLIGHLTARENVRLPLVLAGRQVDPAWESALLEFLGVPELMDRLPGELSGGQAQRVAIARALITRPAVVFADEPTGALDSRTGAAVLQVLRDTASELGQTVVIVTHDAGVAAAAERVVVLADGLVVDQLERPTAEQVTARLLTKGR, from the coding sequence ATGAGCACGCAGACCACGGCAGAGGTGACGGGCACCGCCGTCCGCCTCATCGACATCCACAAGACCTACCCGGGCCGCGAGCCCGTCCACGCGCTGCGCGGGGTGTCCCTGGAGCTGCTCGCCGGCTCCGTGACCGCCGTCGTCGGTCAGTCCGGCTCCGGCAAGTCCACCCTGCTGAACTGCGCGGCCGGGCTCGACACCCCCAGTCGTGGCGCGGTCGTCGTCGGCGGCCACGACCTCTCGGCGCTGCGGCCCGACGACCTCACCCGGTTCCGCCGCGAGCGCGTCGGCTTCGTCTTCCAGGCCTACAACCTCATCGGGCACCTGACGGCCCGCGAGAACGTCCGCCTGCCGCTGGTGCTCGCGGGCCGCCAGGTGGACCCGGCGTGGGAGTCGGCACTGCTGGAGTTCCTCGGTGTGCCGGAGCTCATGGACCGGCTGCCTGGCGAGCTGTCCGGCGGCCAGGCCCAGCGGGTCGCGATCGCCCGGGCGCTCATCACCCGGCCCGCCGTCGTCTTCGCCGACGAGCCGACGGGCGCGCTGGACTCCCGGACCGGGGCCGCGGTGCTCCAGGTCCTGCGTGACACCGCCTCGGAGCTCGGCCAGACCGTCGTCATCGTGACGCACGACGCGGGGGTCGCGGCCGCCGCCGAGCGCGTCGTCGTCCTCGCGGACGGGCTGGTCGTCGACCAGCTCGAACGCCCCACCGCCGAGCAGGTCACCGCTCGCCTCCTCACGAAGGGTCGGTGA
- a CDS encoding AAA family ATPase translates to MGRANYLVEGLSGTGKTSVCDELRRRGFQAIHGDRELAYPGDPRTGEPFGTSGRDDHIWDVAKVRALVADQHEAITFFCGGSRNFPGFLDAFDAVFVLEVDLPTLHRRLDARPDEEWRDGKPTDRALITRWHQTKESVPAGVPIDATAPVERVVDEILRRCGAAR, encoded by the coding sequence GTGGGCAGGGCCAACTACCTCGTCGAGGGCCTCTCCGGCACGGGGAAGACCTCCGTGTGCGACGAGCTCCGCAGGCGCGGGTTCCAGGCGATCCACGGCGACCGCGAGCTGGCCTACCCCGGCGATCCTCGGACGGGTGAGCCGTTCGGGACCAGCGGCCGCGACGACCACATCTGGGACGTCGCCAAGGTCCGCGCACTCGTCGCCGACCAGCACGAGGCGATCACGTTCTTCTGCGGCGGGTCGAGGAACTTCCCGGGGTTCCTCGACGCGTTCGACGCCGTCTTCGTCCTCGAGGTGGACCTGCCGACGCTGCACCGGCGTCTCGACGCGCGGCCGGACGAGGAGTGGCGCGATGGGAAGCCGACAGACCGTGCGCTGATCACGCGGTGGCACCAGACCAAGGAGAGCGTCCCGGCTGGTGTCCCGATCGACGCGACGGCACCGGTCGAGCGGGTCGTCGACGAGATCCTTCGCCGCTGCGGCGCTGCCCGGTAG
- a CDS encoding cold-shock protein has translation MSQGTVRWFDAERGFGFLALEDGADDLFVHASEIVGDDGPRVLREGQTVEFEVGEGDRGPQARRVRVTGDQAADAPAGLLGTVSWYEPAKGYGFVTPDDGSAEIFLHSSAIVGGGVVSEGQRVAFLVVDGEKGPQADHLLPLRADAARPTASDGADGTVTFYDADKGFGFATPDAGGEDLFVHARNLTGGLTELSEGDRITFDAADSDRGPQAHNVRRVGGPARRGAPAAPGRGRPSRPASESSVRGGEGVVVRYDADRGFGFIAPDDGGADLFVHVSVLRDAEVLEEGDRVRFKVRQSDRGPQADGVELL, from the coding sequence GTGTCTCAGGGAACTGTCCGCTGGTTCGACGCCGAGCGTGGATTCGGCTTCCTCGCGCTCGAGGACGGGGCCGACGACCTGTTCGTGCATGCGTCCGAGATCGTCGGCGACGACGGGCCGAGGGTGCTCCGCGAGGGGCAGACCGTCGAGTTCGAGGTGGGCGAGGGTGACCGCGGCCCTCAGGCACGCCGCGTCCGGGTGACCGGCGACCAGGCCGCCGACGCACCCGCGGGCCTCCTCGGGACCGTCTCCTGGTACGAGCCGGCCAAGGGCTACGGCTTCGTCACGCCCGACGACGGCAGCGCCGAGATCTTCCTGCACAGCTCGGCCATCGTGGGCGGCGGCGTGGTCTCCGAAGGCCAGCGGGTCGCGTTCCTCGTCGTCGACGGGGAGAAGGGGCCGCAGGCGGACCACCTGCTCCCGCTCCGGGCGGACGCTGCCCGGCCGACCGCGTCCGACGGAGCGGACGGCACGGTGACCTTCTACGACGCCGACAAGGGCTTCGGGTTCGCCACCCCCGACGCCGGCGGCGAGGACCTCTTCGTCCACGCCCGGAACCTGACCGGCGGGCTGACCGAGCTCTCCGAGGGTGACCGCATCACGTTCGACGCTGCGGACAGCGACCGGGGTCCGCAGGCCCACAACGTGCGTCGGGTGGGGGGTCCGGCACGCCGGGGCGCTCCCGCGGCGCCGGGCCGCGGTCGGCCGAGCCGGCCGGCGTCCGAGAGCTCCGTGCGGGGAGGCGAGGGCGTGGTCGTGCGCTACGACGCGGACCGCGGCTTCGGCTTCATCGCCCCCGACGACGGCGGTGCGGACCTTTTCGTGCACGTGTCCGTGCTCCGGGACGCCGAGGTGCTGGAGGAGGGCGACCGGGTCCGCTTCAAGGTGCGCCAGAGCGATCGCGGACCGCAGGCCGACGGCGTCGAGCTGCTCTGA
- a CDS encoding GNAT family N-acetyltransferase — MTDPIAWLAAAPLRSARLVLEPLDLGHVDEAFDAFDDPRLHTYTGGHPASLDELRARFARQAVGSSTDGSQGWLNWMLRRQDTHELVGTVQATLSRGEDDELQAELAWVVASDHQGRGYASEAAVAVAGWLREHGVGCLIADIHPDHQASAGVARAVGLHATTTVVDGEIRWTT, encoded by the coding sequence ATGACGGACCCGATCGCCTGGCTCGCCGCCGCCCCTCTTCGTTCGGCCCGCCTAGTGCTCGAACCGCTGGACCTGGGTCACGTCGACGAGGCGTTCGACGCCTTCGACGACCCCCGCCTGCACACCTACACCGGCGGGCACCCTGCCTCGCTGGACGAGCTCCGCGCCCGCTTCGCCCGGCAGGCGGTCGGCAGCTCCACCGACGGGTCGCAGGGCTGGCTGAACTGGATGCTGCGCCGCCAGGACACGCATGAGCTGGTTGGCACCGTGCAGGCCACGCTCTCGCGCGGCGAGGACGACGAGCTCCAGGCCGAGCTGGCCTGGGTCGTGGCCAGCGACCACCAGGGCCGCGGGTACGCCAGCGAGGCCGCGGTCGCCGTGGCCGGGTGGCTCCGAGAGCACGGCGTCGGCTGCCTGATCGCCGACATCCACCCCGACCACCAGGCGTCGGCGGGTGTCGCGCGGGCGGTGGGGCTCCACGCCACCACGACCGTGGTGGACGGCGAGATCCGCTGGACCACCTGA
- a CDS encoding VOC family protein: MEVQLSMLGIIVGDMPTALRFYRMLGLEIPAEQDDKPFVMHRMASGVSIFFDTVFAARYDPAHAVPSGGGYRSLFEFYLGDDSAVDATYARLTAAGYHGRMAPEQTSGPYAAMVDDPDGNVVLLTSDDALGAS, from the coding sequence ATGGAGGTCCAGCTGAGCATGCTCGGGATCATCGTCGGTGACATGCCGACCGCGCTGCGGTTCTACCGGATGCTCGGCCTGGAGATACCCGCCGAGCAGGACGACAAGCCGTTCGTCATGCATCGGATGGCGAGCGGAGTCTCGATCTTCTTCGACACCGTGTTCGCGGCCCGGTACGACCCCGCCCACGCAGTGCCCAGCGGTGGTGGCTACCGGAGCCTGTTCGAGTTCTACCTGGGCGACGACTCGGCCGTGGACGCCACGTACGCCCGGCTGACCGCCGCCGGTTACCACGGCCGGATGGCCCCCGAGCAGACCTCCGGGCCGTACGCGGCGATGGTGGACGACCCCGACGGGAACGTCGTGCTGCTGACGTCGGACGACGCGCTGGGGGCCTCGTAG
- a CDS encoding VOC family protein — translation MTITTTTHLNFRGDARAALELYREVFGGEIALVTYQDAHNVQDPAEAEQIMWGQVQTDAGFHVMAYDVPARLPYEPGVNSTFVSVRGTDPEEIATYWKGLSAGATIVQDLAPAGWSALYGMLRDRFGVVWVLDVAAA, via the coding sequence GTGACCATCACGACGACCACGCACCTGAACTTCCGCGGTGACGCACGCGCAGCACTGGAGCTCTACCGGGAGGTGTTCGGCGGGGAGATCGCCCTGGTCACCTACCAGGACGCGCACAATGTGCAGGACCCCGCGGAGGCCGAGCAGATCATGTGGGGCCAGGTGCAGACCGACGCCGGCTTCCACGTCATGGCCTACGACGTCCCGGCCCGCCTGCCCTACGAGCCTGGCGTGAACTCGACCTTCGTCTCGGTGCGGGGCACCGACCCGGAGGAGATCGCGACCTACTGGAAGGGCCTGTCCGCGGGCGCCACGATCGTGCAGGACCTCGCCCCGGCCGGGTGGTCAGCGCTCTACGGCATGCTCCGGGACCGGTTCGGGGTGGTCTGGGTGCTCGACGTCGCCGCCGCGTAG
- a CDS encoding Nif3-like dinuclear metal center hexameric protein encodes MTVTARQVVERIGAHVGVPPRPTTVDGFLAGDPDAPVRGVAVTVMATLDVLHRAAERGLDLVITHEPLYFDHHGASDAVLAAESDPVYAAKAAFVAEHGLVVAHLHDAWHDRRPDGILTGTARALGWLDAGRAGSPGVYDLPPTTLGELATHVARALGARALRYVGDPGTPVSAVGLQPGFQGFARNRQLLARPDVDVVVLGEGHEWETGEYAADAVTAGLCAGVVVVGHVPSEQEGMAELGRWLADLVPEVPVELVAAADPYRTVVEP; translated from the coding sequence GTGACAGTGACCGCGCGGCAGGTGGTGGAGCGGATCGGCGCGCACGTGGGGGTGCCGCCGAGACCGACCACGGTCGACGGCTTCCTCGCCGGCGACCCGGACGCCCCGGTCCGGGGGGTCGCCGTGACGGTGATGGCGACGCTCGACGTGCTGCACCGCGCGGCGGAGCGCGGGCTCGACCTCGTCATCACGCACGAGCCGCTCTACTTCGACCACCACGGTGCGTCGGACGCGGTCCTCGCCGCGGAGTCCGACCCTGTGTACGCGGCGAAGGCGGCTTTCGTCGCCGAGCACGGGCTCGTGGTCGCCCACCTGCACGACGCGTGGCACGACCGCCGACCGGACGGCATCCTGACCGGCACCGCCCGGGCACTCGGCTGGCTCGACGCCGGACGGGCGGGCTCGCCCGGGGTCTACGACCTGCCGCCGACCACCCTGGGCGAGCTCGCCACGCACGTCGCGCGCGCACTGGGCGCTCGTGCGCTGCGCTACGTCGGCGACCCCGGCACCCCCGTGTCCGCCGTCGGCCTGCAGCCCGGCTTCCAGGGGTTCGCGCGGAACCGGCAGCTGCTCGCCCGCCCCGACGTCGACGTGGTCGTCCTCGGCGAGGGCCACGAGTGGGAGACGGGCGAGTACGCCGCCGACGCGGTCACCGCAGGCCTGTGCGCCGGCGTGGTCGTCGTCGGGCACGTGCCGTCCGAGCAGGAGGGCATGGCCGAGCTCGGCCGCTGGCTGGCGGACCTCGTGCCCGAGGTCCCGGTCGAGCTCGTGGCCGCCGCCGACCCCTACCGGACCGTCGTCGAGCCCTGA
- a CDS encoding helix-turn-helix transcriptional regulator, translating into MSNTSSRTLRLLSLLQARRFWSGSGLADELGVSPRTLRRDVDRLRELGYPVDSHPGVDGGYALAAGASLPPLVVDDDEAMALAVAIQSHLSTGEGGDAALRALSKVVQAMPRRLRARLDALRTSTTPAPWSPASVTPVDHSVLSTLALGCRDHERVRFAYVAASGASSSRLVEPAHLVALGWRWYLVGYDLDRHDWRTFRIDRIDTAQSAGTSFAPRTPPFDDVTAYVRARVLGDEHSGRHRVEVMVEASADQVRAHVGRWAQVRADSAGRCTLTMETDSLEGPLFALGSLGAEFTVVSPSALADVTRDWAARFTRAAQLSG; encoded by the coding sequence ATGTCGAACACCAGCTCGCGCACCCTGCGGCTCCTCTCGTTGCTGCAGGCCCGGCGCTTCTGGTCGGGGTCAGGGCTGGCCGACGAGCTGGGGGTCTCGCCCAGGACGCTGCGCCGGGACGTCGACCGGCTCCGCGAGCTCGGCTACCCGGTGGACTCGCACCCCGGAGTCGACGGCGGCTACGCGCTCGCGGCCGGTGCGTCGTTGCCGCCGCTGGTCGTCGACGACGACGAGGCGATGGCGCTCGCCGTGGCCATCCAGTCGCACCTATCGACGGGCGAGGGTGGCGACGCCGCACTGCGGGCGCTGTCGAAGGTCGTGCAGGCGATGCCGCGGCGACTGCGCGCGCGCCTCGACGCCCTCCGCACGTCCACGACCCCGGCGCCCTGGAGTCCCGCGTCGGTCACGCCGGTCGACCACTCCGTCCTGTCGACGCTCGCCCTCGGCTGTCGTGACCACGAGCGCGTCCGGTTCGCGTACGTCGCGGCGTCGGGTGCATCGTCCTCGCGGCTGGTCGAGCCGGCGCACCTCGTCGCGCTCGGGTGGCGGTGGTACCTCGTCGGCTACGACCTGGACCGGCACGACTGGCGCACGTTCCGCATCGACCGGATCGACACCGCGCAGAGCGCGGGCACGTCCTTCGCGCCACGCACGCCACCGTTCGACGACGTCACCGCCTACGTCCGCGCCCGGGTGCTGGGCGATGAGCACAGCGGACGGCACCGGGTCGAGGTGATGGTCGAGGCCTCCGCCGACCAGGTGCGTGCTCACGTCGGGCGCTGGGCGCAGGTGCGCGCCGACTCGGCGGGCCGCTGCACCCTGACGATGGAGACAGACTCGCTCGAGGGGCCGCTGTTCGCGCTCGGCTCGCTCGGAGCGGAGTTCACGGTGGTCTCGCCGTCGGCCCTGGCGGACGTCACGCGTGACTGGGCCGCGCGCTTCACGCGAGCGGCTCAGCTCAGCGGGTGA